The Methylocystis sp. ATCC 49242 region CTCCATCGCCGCGTCGCAATCATTGGGCGAAATCAATATCGTCTGTATGGCGAAATAGAGCTGCTTGAGGGGCGTCGTGGCCTCCTCTGCCTGCATGACGTGATTTTCCAGCAGGAAGGTGACGTCGTTGAGAAGTTCGAGGCAGACCTTTCGATCGACCCGCAGAACAGCTCCGTTGATGAAGATTCGTTCGCCGCGTCTTAGAGAGATATTCATATCAGACAAGTCCGTCTGCGATGAGCTGGTTGACTTCGATAAGGCCGTCGAAATTTACCGAACCGCCGGTGTCGATCAGATCAGCCTCGCGCCGAATCCAGAGGCCAATGGAG contains the following coding sequences:
- the flbT gene encoding flagellar biosynthesis repressor FlbT, which translates into the protein MNISLRRGERIFINGAVLRVDRKVCLELLNDVTFLLENHVMQAEEATTPLKQLYFAIQTILISPNDCDAAMELARNLLVSLNEGACDRRILDGLGVAVRQIDNKRMFEALKAVRALFPIEAELKNRASEVHARDVA